The genomic region atCCCTGTTGCAGACTTGACACCAGCAAATGCcggcaataaattttgtttctataaATTAAGTCGAAAAAATAGCTGAGCACTCAAATTAATGCCccaataaaatgtaattaatgttacataagtaaaaataataacttataCATCGTTTACATGTggacatgtgtgtgtgtgtttgaaatatttccaattcaaggcaataatattaattttattgttgtaactaTAAATGCTGGTTTTTGATTGTGGCAATATGATTTATGAGCGGTCATTAGCAttattgtttatacatatacatatatactaacttaagagcatacatatacatatatgcatacctatgtatatactataaactCTAAACAGCTGAGTTATTGGAATCTACCTTTTGAAGCATTCAGGTgcagtaatatacatatataagtaatatgtatgtatttaaaaatatatatatatatatatttaaatacataataaacaatatatatatatatttatatacatatataatacagcATAAAAGATATGACTTTCAGAAGTCATAAGTTATATCATGACAAATTTGTCCTCTCTTACTGGTTTCTAAGcccaaaattgcaaaaaaaaaaaaaaaaaaaattcttaccaacaaaacaaaaaaataaaaaaaaattcgaaaaaatcaaaaaataacaacaaataaatcactatttataaaaattcaacgctagaataattatttatttaattaaggcaggattaatttttaattagcacGAAGAGGTGTTAAATGCCGACGGCGTTTTGTAATCAGTAATTAAGTTTTCATTCAATGAATTAATGAACAACAcacttattatatatgtacatacatatatgtaccgtTATATGTATAGTCGGCTGGAAATTTGTAACTTAGGCACATAAATTGTACCGCTATGTGTACGGTAACAGGTGCATCATAAAAGCACTTAATTATTCATGAATACTTTTCAAAGATGACGTAATGATTATCTATTTcgttattttcttaataatcaCGAACGAATTTTCGGAAAAAGATTGAATTTTCACACGCCTAGTCTAGTAATTAGACTATGAACCTTACGGCATGTGCTTAGAGGCttaaatattgttgaaatatttataaaataatttaattttaatcagaaaatacttaaaattttaattatttaattgttactaaaaatgtttttattattgtatttctttttaGGTGAAAATCTGGTTCCAGAATCGACGCTCGAAGTACAAAAAAATGATGAAAGCTGCACAAGCGCCTGGTACCGGCGGCATGCCATTGGGTGGCGGTGGTCCAAATCCTGGTCAACATAGTCCAAATCAAAATATGCACAGTGgtgagttttgaaattttattgaaaaacataatttaagTAAAGCTGCTACATTTCACctttgtgtatatgtacatgtatttgtaTAGGTGAGGcttaattaagcaaaaaacataattaatttatagGAAATAcaattatctaaaaaaatttgcaatgtTGCTagataaattttgtgaagaattgaaattaattaaaaaataaaaattggaattaattaaacagttattaaaaaattaaaattgaaatgcattaaaaattaaaatttaaattaattaaaaatttaaattgaatttaataaaaaattactaaaaactaaaactgaaattaattaaaattttaagttaattaaaaatttattaaaagactaaaatttaatttaattaaaaatttattaaaataccaaaattgaaattaattaaatgttattgaaaaataattaaaagtttattaaaattaaaattaattaaaaatctaaagttgaaattagttaaaagttattaaaaaataattaaaagtttattaaaatttagactcgttaaaaatttatgaaaaaaataaaattgcacttaattaagaaaaattaacaacTTAATGttgaaaagttaaataaaaaattgttgaaaattaaattagaatttaatttaataaattaaaataattaaaaaaaaaataaattataaaataattaaaaactaagttcataattaatttaaaaatattttaaaaattgaactgGCCTTGAAAATCATTTCAAATCTTAATCTTTAAAACACTAGAAAATAGCATTGAATTTATTTAGTTCTAAagcttaattaaaaaagaagaattaataaaacaaattaaaaaaaacagctaAATACTAACTAAGAATGTGACCTATAAAATTAGAGTTGCCATTTGCActtattatacaaaaatgtaGGTACCGTTAGAGACAAATTTTGCacgtatgtacacatacatatatatacacaaaggcctattgaaatattaattttattatattttttttttaatttttcgttgatactatataattttaactgatttataaaaagtttatcTCAAAATCATTGCAGGCGGTAATAACGGCGGTGGCTCCAATAGCGGCTCACCATCACATTATCTACCTCCCGGACATAGTCCGACGCCATCAAGTACGCCTGTGTCCGAGTTATCACCTGGTAagttaaacaaaacaaattttgatgctaattaaattatccagctttaaaatattttgactaaaaatttattttaatttgaatttaattaaacacattaaaagaaaatttaattagaaataaaaattaaactaaaaaaatttaaaataattcaataacttaaatttaatttttgttaattacaattaattaatttatttaattttgtatacaaataaagtaatactgttgttaattttcaaaagctttataaaaaaattaattaaaaaaattaaataagtaattgTTAATACGTACTTTAATTAAGTATTATAATCTAGTTAAAAACAAGCACTTCTCAGttttaacaacaaatattaatacatttctctctatctctctctatTCCTCTCGTTGTTTCGCTTTCCGTGTTTTAGAATTCCCTCCAACGGGTCTTAGTCCGCCTACGCAAGCGCCATGGGATCAGAAGCCGCATTGGATCGATCACAAACCACCGCAAATGACGCCGCAACCACCTCATCCAGCGCCACCACATCCGCAATCGCATCACCACAATCCGCCACCGCAAATGAGCGGCTATGTACCGCCACAATACTGGTACCAGCCAGAAACGAATCCTTCGTTACTAACGTAAGTAGCTCTAGTAACTATcaagataataattttttcaaatgaaacaaattaaaaaaaaatttaaaaaattaatttcaactaattaattacatattttaaatttcaactatttttattttttgcatataattaattacaaattaaatttaaaaaactaattaccattaaatcattaattcgaaaaaattaattgcaaaataaaattttaaaaaattaattacagaataattagaaataattaattgcaaataattaattacaaataaaattgagaaaaatgaattccaattaattaattgcatatattaaattgcaattatttttatttattgcattgaaacaaattaattaGAAGTAATTGATTCCAAAtcattaattacaaataaaatttaaaaaaataataactaattaatttcacataattaattacatatattaaattgcaattatttttatttgttgcaaataactaatttcaatttaatttctaaaaaattaatgacaaataattaattactcataattaattacaaaaaaatacatattattaattataattaaattaaaattttaactttcaaTCGCGATACACAGCGCTTATTTCACTAATGATACAGTGTTCCCTCTCATACCAATTACAGGGTCTGGCCAGCGGTTTAACACtaccaccaccaacaacaacaacaatacatacACCAAACCGATCCTATTTTCATAGATAATTCCAATGcgtatatttaatgaaaaataaaaacaataaacaaaaatgttgtaCACAAAGAaggtaattattttaaaatttatctaattaaaaataaaaattattttaaaataaagtgtaaaatatttacaacaacaaaaatgctgtaattaaatttttaaattaataatttcaatacataattatatatatatataaatatttgcgtgtaagtaattaaagtaaaatgctaagatgaatttaattacaattacttataattattataaataaattttaattatgaataaaaattaaaataatataaaaaatagttgaaactTTAACAGTTTAAAAATGTAGTAAACTCGAATTAAGTGCTGAAAATGttgataataattaattaataaataaatttaaaaaaaaaattaattaattaattaaaaaagattaataaaaattaataaaaaaaataattcgtttTGTTGTCTGTGTTTTAtgtagattatttttttttagtttactgttaatttttttatgctgttaattaaaaaacaataaaaagttcgCAGCTTTTGCCGCCTAAATCTACATATGcgtatatataatatagcacaataaaaatcagttaaaatcagatctcaataattttattatttctcttcagACGCCATTCAAATCATCATCATTAAAAtcaggaaaaaaattatgaaaattaaaaattaaaatttaattaaattcg from Bactrocera tryoni isolate S06 chromosome 3, CSIRO_BtryS06_freeze2, whole genome shotgun sequence harbors:
- the LOC120770306 gene encoding homeotic protein distal-less isoform X2, which produces MDAPDAPHTPKYMDGGTTTTGTPGAQIPGKSAFVELQQHAAAGYGGIRGGYQHFGPQGGQDSGFPSPRSALGYPFPPMHQNSYSGYHLGSYAPPCSSPPKDDFSISDKCEDSGLRVNGKGKKMRKPRTIYSSLQLQQLNRRFQRTQYLALPERAELAASLGLTQTQVKIWFQNRRSKYKKMMKAAQAPGTGGMPLGGGGPNPGQHSPNQNMHSGGNNGGGSNSGSPSHYLPPGHSPTPSSTPVSELSPEFPPTGLSPPTQAPWDQKPHWIDHKPPQMTPQPPHPAPPHPQSHHHNPPPQMSGYVPPQYWYQPETNPSLLTVPSHTNYRVWPAV
- the LOC120770306 gene encoding homeotic protein distal-less isoform X1, which encodes MDAPDAPHTPKYMDGGTTTTGTPGAQIPGKSAFVELQQHAAAGYGGIRGGYQHFGPQGGQDSGFPSPRSALGYPFPPMHQNSYSGYHLGSYAPPCSSPPKDDFSISDKCEDSGLRVNGKGKKMRKPRTIYSSLQLQQLNRRFQRTQYLALPERAELAASLGLTQTQVKIWFQNRRSKYKKMMKAAQAPGTGGMPLGGGGPNPGQHSPNQNMHSVYLKIIAGGNNGGGSNSGSPSHYLPPGHSPTPSSTPVSELSPEFPPTGLSPPTQAPWDQKPHWIDHKPPQMTPQPPHPAPPHPQSHHHNPPPQMSGYVPPQYWYQPETNPSLLTVPSHTNYRVWPAV
- the LOC120770306 gene encoding homeotic protein distal-less isoform X3 → MDAPDAPHTPKYMDGGTTTTGTPGAQIPGKSAFVELQQHAAAGYGGIRGGYQHFGPQGGQDSGFPSPRSALGYPFPPMHQNSYSGYHLGSYAPPCSSPPKDDFSISDKCEDSGLRVNGKGKKMRKPRTIYSSLQLQQLNRRFQRTQYLALPERAELAASLGLTQTQVKIWFQNRRSKYKKMMKAAQAPGTGGMPLGGGGPNPGQHSPNQNMHSVYLKIIAGGNNGGGSNSGSPSHYLPPGHSPTPSSTPVSELSPEFPPTGLSPPTQAPWDQKPHWIDHKPPQMTPQPPHPAPPHPQSHHHNPPPQMSGYVPPQYWYQPETNPSLLTVWPAV